GAGGCGCTATTGCTGTGAAATAGGTCGAAAATGACCCGTTTTTTGAGTAATAGGTGCACTGGAGTCCGAAAATGTCTGAAAACGGCTTGAAATTCATGAATAACGACTCCTGAGTCCGAATGTAATCCAGCAGAAAGATTTATTGTAGGGGAGCTAGACAATAGGCGGTAACGAGGCTGGTCTTGAATGTGTTCTTAAGGATGGATTTAACGATGGTCTAAGGTAAGGCGTTGCTAACGGACTCAGATGATACTAAATAGCGAAAAAAGCCAATATTTGAACCGTTTCGGACTCCAGAGGCGCTATTGCTGTGAAATAGGTCGAAAATGACCCGCTTTTTGAGTAATAGGTGCACTGGAGTCCGAAAATCTCTGAAAATGGCCTAAAATGCATGAATAGCGACTCCTGAGTCCGAATGTAATCCAGCAGAAAGGTTTATTGTAGGGGAGCTAGACAATATAGACAATAAGCGGCAACGAGGCTGGTCTTGAATGTGTTCTTAAGGATGGATTTAACGATGGCCTAAGGTAAGGAGCTGCTAACGGACTCAGATGATACTAAACAGCGAAAAAAGCCAATATTTGAACCGTTTCGGACTCCACAGACGCTATCGGCCCCAAAGCAGCCGAAAAGGGACACTTATTCGCTGGATAGCTGCACTGGAGTCCGAAAAGTTGCCAAAACAGCACTAAATTCACAAATAGCGACTCCTGAGTCCGAAAAGTTGTCAAAACAGCACTAAATTCACAAATAGTGACTCCTGAGTCCAAATGTAATTAATGTAGCTAGCTAAACCAAAAATGTAGAGTGTTGAATGCGGAATCTTGATGGTGAACCCCGATGGTGAACCCCGAAACCTAACTCCACGCTCCGAACAGAAATAATCGCACATTGCGCACCGGGTATTTAACAAACTAAACATATTAAACAGCAAGCCACCAGATATGGAGGGGGTATTTTCCCATTGTAAATCAATAGAAAATAATAGCAAACGCATGTTCTGATTTGTGCGGTTATGCTATACTGAGGGGACGAGGAACGACTGAACTTTTTCAATTGAATTCAATCAATGGGTGGATATTTCACCTTGTATCATATACATTTTCTCCGCTACGGAAGGAGTCTATCAATTATGTCGGTAACCTTTTTACTAGGCCGCTCAGGCAGTGGCAAGACAACAAAAATATGGGAGTCCATCTCTTCTTCTTTAGAAAAGGAGCCTCTTGGCGCACCGATTATTATTCTTGTACCGGAGCAGGGCTCATTTGGCGCGGAACGGGGACTGCTGACTGTAGGAAATGTGAAGGGCAGCATTCGGGCGCAGACACTGAGCTTTTCACGGCTTGCCTATCGGGTGAAGCAGGAGACGGGAGGCAGTGCTAGTCTGCCTATCAGTGAAGAAGGTAAGAAGATGTTGATTTACAAAATCATCAGTCGTCGCAAAGAGGAACTAAAATTGTTCGGTGCCTCTGCGGACAGACCGGGGTTTGTGGAACGGCTAAATCAACTGCATACAGAGATGAAGCGTTGCTGTTTGGCTTCCTCTGATTTAGAGGAGCAGTTGACCGTAATGCGAGGTGCTATTGCAAGAAGTCCGATTCTTGAAGGCAAGCTGGATGATTTACAGCTAGTATTCAGCGAATTAGAGAAGGAGATGTCACGTCTCTATATCGATGAAGAGGATCGTTTAGCGGAATTAGCTGAGCATATTCCTGACTCCTCCTATATTCGTGGAGCGGAAATTTGGGTAGATGGGTTCCATGGCTTTACACCACAGGAATTCGTAGTGCTTCGAGAATTGATGCAGCAGGCTTCGAAGCTGACCGTTTCACTCACACTTGATCGACCCTACCCTTATGGAGATCAGTTGAATGAGCTGGAGCTGTTTCATCCTTCTGCGGTAACTTATATTAAACTTCGTGGAATAGCAGAAGAGCTGGGCATTGATGTGTGGGACGAGCTACTGGAGCCTGCTGTTCTGCCACGTTTTGCAGAAAGTCCTGTTCTTGCACACCTTGAACGAGGATATGACCGCCGTAAGGTCTGGAAAGATGCAGATGATTTAGCAAACGAGGCTATATCTATAGGGGCTGCGGTTTCACATAGAGCAGAGGTCGAGGGAGCGCTACGAGAAATGACCCGACTGGCGCGGGACGAAGGCGCAAAATATGGTGAAATGGCTGTATTGATGCGTAATATTGGAGATTATGAGCAGCTGATTAAACCATTGTTCCAAGATTACGGGGTACCATTTTTTCTGGACCAGAAGGTAAATGAGCTGCATCATCCGCTAGTGGAGTTTCTACGTTCCGCAATGGATTTGGTGCGTCGTCGCTGGCGCTATGAGGATGTGTTTCGCTGCGTAAAGACAGAGCTTTTACTTCCGCTGGACGGTAGTATTACGCGTGAGGATATGGATGCCTTAGAGAATTATGTGCTTGCTTGCGGAATTCATGGATATCGCTGGACGGATGGCCGCTCATGGAAAGGTATCCCTAGCTTGTCGCTGGAAGGCGGCAGACCGATGGATGATGAACTGCTTGCTACTATGGAGCGATGCCGTGCTAGTATAACGGGTCCTCTATTTGCTTTTGAGAAACGAATTCAGAAGAGTCGCAGTGGCCTTGAACTTTGTACCGCAGTGTATAAGCTGCTTGAAGAGACGGATGTTGCACGAAAGCTGGAGAAGCTTAGCGTTGATTCTATGGAGAAGGGACAACCAGAGAAGGCTAGGGAACATAGCCAGCTGTGGGGCGCGGTACTTGATCTACTGGATCAGATCGTTGAAATGATGGGCAACGAGAGACTTGAGTTTGATGTGTTCACTGGGGTTCTAGAGACAGGACTTGCTGAGCTTAAGATGGGACTAGTTCCTCCTGCGCTGGATCAAGTGCTGGTCGGTAACATGGATCGGACGCGACCAACGGGAGTTAAATATGCCTTTTTGCTTGGATTTAATGAAGGTGTTGTACCTGCGCAGTTTAAGGAAGATGGAATACTCTCGGAAGGCGAGCGTTCAGTGCTTGAGAACGCTGGAATGGAGCTTGCTCCTGGTGCTTCTCGTAAACTGCTGGACGAGCGGTTTCTGATCTATAATGCGCTAACGACAGGAAGCAAAAAGCTCTGGATTAGCTACGCTACAGCTGATGATGAAGGTAAGGCACTCCTTCCCTCTGAGGTTATTCGTCATTTGCATAAAATGTTTCCAATGGTTAAAGAGCATGTCTTGTCCGCACTTCCCCCTGCGGGACTACCAGAAGAAGTCAGAGATTCCATTCACCTAGGTTTCATTGGTCATCCAGAACAGAGTCTTCGTGCATTGATTATGCAGCTGCGGCAATGGCGTCAGGGGGCGGAAATTCCTGAATTATGGTGGGATGCTTATAACTGGTTCGCTGAGCACAAAGATCGCAACCCTCAATTGAAACGTCTGCTCAGTTCGCTGTTCTATCGTAACGTGGGAATGAAGCTAAAAGGTGGAACGAGCCTCCGATTGTACGGTGGATCGACTCTGCGTGGCAGTGTATCCCGGATGGAGAAGTTTGTGGCTTGCTCCTTCTCCCATTTTGCATCCTATGGACTAAGACTGAAGGAACGCCAGCTATATAAGCTGCAAGCACCTGATATTGGACAACTGTTCCATGCTGCGTTAAGTGACATGGCGGTAAGACTGAAACGAGAGGGCCGCGGCTGGGGAAGCTTGTCCCCAGAGGAATGTCGGCGTGAGGCCAGTGAGACGGTAGAACGTCTATCGCCGATGCTTCAGGGTGAAATTCTGATGAGCTCCAAACGTTACGGCTACATCTCACGTAAGCTAAAGAACATTGTTGGACGCGCTTCTGTGATTCTGGGCGAACATGCTCGCAGAGGTAGCTTTGAGCCAGTAGGGCTGGAGCTGGATTTTGGACCGGATAAGGAGTTGCCGCCTTTAAGAATCACTTTGCCGAATGGCTGTGTGATGGAGGTTGTTGGTCGAATTGACCGCGTAGATATGGCTCGTGGAGAGAATGGAATTCTTCTGCGAGTAATTGATTATAAATCGAGCCAAAAGGACCTCAAGCTGCATGAGGTGTACTATGGATTATCGCTGCAAATGCTCACTTATCTGGATGTGCTGCTTACTTACTCGGAGCAATGGCTTGGGCAGCCGGCTCTTCCGGCAGGGATGCTGTATTTCCATGTGCATGACCCACTGTTAACCTCATCCAATGGGATGAACAAGGAGCAGGCAGAGCAAGAATTGCTGAAACGCTTCAAGATGAAAGGACTGCTTACGGCAGACCGTGAGGTTGTATCCTTGATGGATACAACCTTAGATAAAGGGTATTCTTCCATCGTGCCTGTAGCTGTAAAAGCTGATGGCAGCTTTTATAGCAGTGCTTCTGTAGCTACACCAGAGCAATGGGGGCACTTATTGTCTTCCGTTCGGGAAACGATCTCGGATATCGGGACACGCATTACGGAGGGCGATGTGGCGATTGAGCCATACCGGATTGGGCAGGAGACAGCCTGCACGTTCTGTTCTTTTAGACCTGTCTGCCAGTTCGATGAAGCCGTGGAAGGCAATGGCTACAACAATCTGAGTAAGCCAGGAAAGGACGTTATTTGGGATCTGCTGTCCCGCAAAGGAGGAACTACACCGTGAGTATTAAACCTGAAATAGAAGCGAAACCGGAAGGAAGCATATGGAGTGATGACCAGTGGCGCGCCATTGCTGAGAGCGGTGATGATATTCTCGTTGCCGCGGCAGCAGGCTCCGGTAAGACGGCGGTGCTGGTAGAACGGATTATTCGCAAGATTAGCAAGGAAGAGAACGGCTTTAGCGTAGACAGATTGTTGGTAGCTACGTTTACCAAAGCTGCTGCTGCCGAGATGCGGCAGCGGATCAGGGAAGCACTTGATCGGGAGCTGGAGGAGAATGGGGAGAATGACCATTTACGCCGTCAGCTGTCGCTGCTTGGTAAGGCTTCTATTACAACACTACACTCCTTCTGTCTGGAAGTGATCCGGCGTTATTATCAGATCATTCCGATTGATCCCGGTTTCCGTATCCTGAACGAACATGAAGCAGAGATGATGCGGCAGGAGCTGCTGCAAGAACTGCTGGAGGAAAAATATGGTGAAGTGGGCGAAGATGGCGCGGATAGCATATTTGTACAGCTTGCTGACTGGTTCAGTGGTGAACGCAGCGATGATGCGGTACATGCGCTCATACAGCGACTGCATGATTATGCCCGCAGCCATCCTTGGCCAGAGCAGTGGCTTCGTGATACCGCAGCGGACTTCTCATTACCTGACACTGACAGCTTGGGTCGAACACCATGGGTGCTTAGTATCCTTGAAGAAGCGAAGCTGACACTCGCGGGTGCTGCCAGTCAGCTTATTCAAGGCCGTGAGATTGCGCTACAGCCTGGCGGACCGGCACCTTATGCTGAGAATTTGGCAGCTGATCTTGAGATGGTAAATGCATTGCAGGAGGCCGTGAATGAACGGCCTTGGGCAGAATTATATGATGTTTTCATGGAAGTATACTTTGGAAAATTAAAGGCCTGTAAGAAGGATGCGACGGATCCTGGATTACAGGAGATGGTTAAAGAGCTGCGCGATAGCGTGAAAAAGAGTATTTTGGATCTTCAAAAGGCATTGTTTGGCCGTCCTGCAGATGTCTTTTTGAGAGAACTGAACGAGGCAGCACCTCTTATGGCAGAGCTTGCTGAGACGGTAATAGCGTTCGGTGAACGTTATCGAATCGAAAAAGCGGGACGGGGTTTAGTCGACTTCAGTGATTTGGAGCATTATTGTCTACAAATTTTACGCCATCCAGAATCTCTACCGGGTCATTCCCTGCCTTCTGATGCAGCGATGGAGTACCGTGCCCAATTCGATGAGGTTCTGTTAGATGAATATCAGGATACGAATAGTGTGCAAGAAGAGATTGTGCGGCTTATCTCCCGCGAAACACCTGGCAACCGGTTTATGGTTGGAGATATGAAGCAAAGTATTTATCGTTTCCGTCTGGCGGAGCCAGGGTTATTCCTGGAAAAATACCGTAGCTTTAGCTCAAAAAATGCCGATGATCCATCTGTAAATTCCAATGAACCGTCAGGCGGCTCGGTCATCGATTTGGCCCGTAATTTCCGCAGTCGTATGGAGGTTGTGAATGCCGTAAATATGATCTTCCGGCAGATTATGAATGAGTCGGTAGCGGAGATTACTTATGATGAACGCGCCGAGCTTGTTTACGGTGCGAATTTCCCAGGAGCAGCAGAAAATGGACCAGATACATTTTTTGCACCTGAGTTATTACTGATCGATCGTGGAACTTCAGCAGGCAAGTCCGAAGAGATTTCCGAAGACGGTGAGACGCCGCTTCAGGAAAGTGAGGCCATCGAGAGTGAGACGGCGCAGCTAGAAGCACGGGCCATTGCCCGGCGTATTTCACAGATGACCGGCATGAATGGTGGAGCGCCGCTGCTTATTTATGATAAAGGACTCAAAATTATGCGCCCGGTTATTTACGGCGATATCGTGATTCTACTTCGCTCGGCCAGAATATGGACCCCTCTAATCATCGAAGAGCTTCGGATGGAGGGAATCCCTGCTTATGGAGATCTGAATAAAGGATATTTTGAAGCAACAGAAGTGGAAATTGCACTTTCACTCTTGAAAATTGTAGATAATCCTCAGCAGGATATACCACTCGCTGGCGTACTCCGTTCACCTGTGGTTGGATTAACTGAAGAAGAATTGGCTACGGTTCGGATGTGCAGTCATGGCTCTTTCTACCGTGCCGTACAAATGGCGGCGGACATGCAGGATGTGAGAGAGGCCGAGGAAGAGTATGATCTCTTCTCAGCTCATGTAACTGAATCAGCTAGCGCCGCTGAAAGAAATGCTTCCTCAAATGAAGCTCTTTTTGATGCCAGCATTCATGACGTGAAAGCAGAACGTGAGGCTGCGCCGCAAATTAGTCCAGAGCTGAAACGTAAACTTGAACATTTTCTAGGACTGTTGGAAAGCTGGAGAGATGCGGCTAGACAAGGCAGTCTCAGTGAGTTGATCTGGCGTATCTATGGAGAGAGCGGTTATATGGAATGGGTTGGAGGCTTGCCTGGAGGCTCACAGCGTCAGAACAATCTTAAAGCCTTGTATGATCGGGCTGTTCAATTTGAGAATGACACTGCGGCGCGTGGATTGTTCCGTTTTTTGGTGTTCATTTCACGGCTACGTGAGAATGGCGGGGATCTCGGCGTAGCTGGTGGTGGCGGTGAAGAAGGCAATGGGGTCAGAATCATGACCATCCATAAATCCAAAGGCTTGGAGTTCCCTGTTGTTTTTATAGCGGGTATGGCTAAGCAATTTAATCGGCAGGATTTGCACTCTCCATTCTTGATGCACAAAGAGCTTGGCTTTGGGCCACGTTTTGTGGAGCGGGATACACGGGTTAGCTATCCAACCCTTTCTTATCTGGCTATTAATCGTCGTACACGGCTAGAATTATTAGCTGAAGAAATGCGTGTATTATATGTAGCGTTAACGCGTCCAAGAGATAAGATGATTCTAGTTGGTACTGTCAGAGATTTACCTCGCAAAATTGCTAGCTGGAGCAGTGTGCAGAATCGGGAAGAGCTGCTGCTTGCTGACCATCTGCTTGCCCGAGGACGCACCTATTTGGACTGGGTTGGACCAGCATTGATCCGGCATCCGGCTGCAGCTATTCTTCGTAAGCTGGGCGGTTCAGAAGGCGCCGTCTCAACGGTGCTGCACAGCGACGTCTCCAACTGGAGCATCAGTGTGCAAAATGCTTCCGAACTGAACTCTGGGGCATTCCTTCCATCGGATAATTCTGAGGACAAAGCAGAAGAACGTCAGACTGTGCTAGAGGCGCTGCAAAAAGGTGAATCTGTAAAAATCTATGGAACAGAGAATAGTGTTGAAATTGATAGAAGGTTGGAATGGAATTATCCGTATGCGGCTGCCTCTGGCATTCCGGCCAAAACCTCTGTTACGGAGTTAAAAGCTTTGCTGTCGATGCAAGACCAGCCTTCTTTTGATCTGCTAGAGGAAGGAGACAATCCAGCCACCTCAAGCGAAAACAATAAACGTCCAAATGTGGCAGGAGCGGACAATCTTCATTTGCGGCGTCCGAAATTCATGGAAAAACGCAGCCTAACCCCAGCGGAACGTGGGACTGCTTATCATACGGTAATGCAGCATATTCCACTTGATGGTACTGTAGGGCCGGATGTCGTAGAACAAACATTAGCCAGACTAGAGCGGGTAGCTATTCTAACTGCAGAGCAAGCGGAGGCGGTAGCTCCTGATCAGATCGAGGCTTTTTATAGCAATGAACTTGGACAAAGACTATTAAAGTCTTCTTGGAAGCTTAGAGAAATGCCGTTCAGTTACATGGTTCCCGCAGGAGAGGCTTATCGTGGACTCGATTATATGGATAAAGCCGTCTCAGCGCTATCTCCCGAGAATGACAAGGAAGGATTTAGTGAGGCGGTGCTAATCCAAGGGGTCATTGACTGTCTTTTCCGTGAAGAGGGTCCAATTATTCTGCTAGACTATAAGACGGACTCAGTATTGGAACATCAGGGTGGCTTAGAAGCGCTTAAGGAAAAATATCGTTTTCAGCTAGAGCTATACAGCAAGGCATTGCATGATAT
This window of the Paenibacillus sp. FSL R10-2734 genome carries:
- the addB gene encoding helicase-exonuclease AddAB subunit AddB, coding for MSVTFLLGRSGSGKTTKIWESISSSLEKEPLGAPIIILVPEQGSFGAERGLLTVGNVKGSIRAQTLSFSRLAYRVKQETGGSASLPISEEGKKMLIYKIISRRKEELKLFGASADRPGFVERLNQLHTEMKRCCLASSDLEEQLTVMRGAIARSPILEGKLDDLQLVFSELEKEMSRLYIDEEDRLAELAEHIPDSSYIRGAEIWVDGFHGFTPQEFVVLRELMQQASKLTVSLTLDRPYPYGDQLNELELFHPSAVTYIKLRGIAEELGIDVWDELLEPAVLPRFAESPVLAHLERGYDRRKVWKDADDLANEAISIGAAVSHRAEVEGALREMTRLARDEGAKYGEMAVLMRNIGDYEQLIKPLFQDYGVPFFLDQKVNELHHPLVEFLRSAMDLVRRRWRYEDVFRCVKTELLLPLDGSITREDMDALENYVLACGIHGYRWTDGRSWKGIPSLSLEGGRPMDDELLATMERCRASITGPLFAFEKRIQKSRSGLELCTAVYKLLEETDVARKLEKLSVDSMEKGQPEKAREHSQLWGAVLDLLDQIVEMMGNERLEFDVFTGVLETGLAELKMGLVPPALDQVLVGNMDRTRPTGVKYAFLLGFNEGVVPAQFKEDGILSEGERSVLENAGMELAPGASRKLLDERFLIYNALTTGSKKLWISYATADDEGKALLPSEVIRHLHKMFPMVKEHVLSALPPAGLPEEVRDSIHLGFIGHPEQSLRALIMQLRQWRQGAEIPELWWDAYNWFAEHKDRNPQLKRLLSSLFYRNVGMKLKGGTSLRLYGGSTLRGSVSRMEKFVACSFSHFASYGLRLKERQLYKLQAPDIGQLFHAALSDMAVRLKREGRGWGSLSPEECRREASETVERLSPMLQGEILMSSKRYGYISRKLKNIVGRASVILGEHARRGSFEPVGLELDFGPDKELPPLRITLPNGCVMEVVGRIDRVDMARGENGILLRVIDYKSSQKDLKLHEVYYGLSLQMLTYLDVLLTYSEQWLGQPALPAGMLYFHVHDPLLTSSNGMNKEQAEQELLKRFKMKGLLTADREVVSLMDTTLDKGYSSIVPVAVKADGSFYSSASVATPEQWGHLLSSVRETISDIGTRITEGDVAIEPYRIGQETACTFCSFRPVCQFDEAVEGNGYNNLSKPGKDVIWDLLSRKGGTTP
- a CDS encoding UvrD-helicase domain-containing protein — its product is MSIKPEIEAKPEGSIWSDDQWRAIAESGDDILVAAAAGSGKTAVLVERIIRKISKEENGFSVDRLLVATFTKAAAAEMRQRIREALDRELEENGENDHLRRQLSLLGKASITTLHSFCLEVIRRYYQIIPIDPGFRILNEHEAEMMRQELLQELLEEKYGEVGEDGADSIFVQLADWFSGERSDDAVHALIQRLHDYARSHPWPEQWLRDTAADFSLPDTDSLGRTPWVLSILEEAKLTLAGAASQLIQGREIALQPGGPAPYAENLAADLEMVNALQEAVNERPWAELYDVFMEVYFGKLKACKKDATDPGLQEMVKELRDSVKKSILDLQKALFGRPADVFLRELNEAAPLMAELAETVIAFGERYRIEKAGRGLVDFSDLEHYCLQILRHPESLPGHSLPSDAAMEYRAQFDEVLLDEYQDTNSVQEEIVRLISRETPGNRFMVGDMKQSIYRFRLAEPGLFLEKYRSFSSKNADDPSVNSNEPSGGSVIDLARNFRSRMEVVNAVNMIFRQIMNESVAEITYDERAELVYGANFPGAAENGPDTFFAPELLLIDRGTSAGKSEEISEDGETPLQESEAIESETAQLEARAIARRISQMTGMNGGAPLLIYDKGLKIMRPVIYGDIVILLRSARIWTPLIIEELRMEGIPAYGDLNKGYFEATEVEIALSLLKIVDNPQQDIPLAGVLRSPVVGLTEEELATVRMCSHGSFYRAVQMAADMQDVREAEEEYDLFSAHVTESASAAERNASSNEALFDASIHDVKAEREAAPQISPELKRKLEHFLGLLESWRDAARQGSLSELIWRIYGESGYMEWVGGLPGGSQRQNNLKALYDRAVQFENDTAARGLFRFLVFISRLRENGGDLGVAGGGGEEGNGVRIMTIHKSKGLEFPVVFIAGMAKQFNRQDLHSPFLMHKELGFGPRFVERDTRVSYPTLSYLAINRRTRLELLAEEMRVLYVALTRPRDKMILVGTVRDLPRKIASWSSVQNREELLLADHLLARGRTYLDWVGPALIRHPAAAILRKLGGSEGAVSTVLHSDVSNWSISVQNASELNSGAFLPSDNSEDKAEERQTVLEALQKGESVKIYGTENSVEIDRRLEWNYPYAAASGIPAKTSVTELKALLSMQDQPSFDLLEEGDNPATSSENNKRPNVAGADNLHLRRPKFMEKRSLTPAERGTAYHTVMQHIPLDGTVGPDVVEQTLARLERVAILTAEQAEAVAPDQIEAFYSNELGQRLLKSSWKLREMPFSYMVPAGEAYRGLDYMDKAVSALSPENDKEGFSEAVLIQGVIDCLFREEGPIILLDYKTDSVLEHQGGLEALKEKYRFQLELYSKALHDILGEPISEIWLYFFDGGHAVKL